Proteins from one Chroococcidiopsis sp. CCMEE 29 genomic window:
- a CDS encoding Uma2 family endonuclease, which produces MLPSELKQSLPSSEELPCSDDTPVDNEDQNLLPNVLLFLLSTIWAERMDWYFGVDMAIYHTTGANPRVPVVPDGFLSVGVERRKGGKSRRSYVVWEEDGVVPILTLEMVSHSPGGEYDEKLNIYAGLGVLYYVVYNPEFWRRDGHQPFEVYKLVNGVYELQIGEPFWMPEVGLGIGRCQMTFGNVPQEQLAWFDQRGDRYLSEAEAERQRTEAERREKERLAQHLRSLGIDPERLPE; this is translated from the coding sequence ATGCTGCCGTCCGAACTCAAGCAATCTCTGCCTAGTAGCGAGGAACTGCCCTGTTCTGACGATACACCTGTGGATAATGAAGACCAAAACCTTTTGCCCAATGTGCTGTTGTTTTTGTTGAGTACTATCTGGGCAGAGCGGATGGATTGGTACTTCGGCGTAGATATGGCGATTTACCATACAACAGGTGCCAACCCCAGGGTGCCTGTGGTGCCGGATGGGTTTTTGAGTGTGGGCGTAGAGCGCCGCAAGGGGGGGAAGTCGCGACGCAGCTATGTGGTCTGGGAAGAAGATGGGGTGGTGCCGATTTTGACGCTGGAGATGGTGTCGCACTCGCCGGGAGGAGAGTACGATGAGAAGCTGAATATTTACGCTGGCTTAGGCGTGTTGTACTACGTGGTTTATAACCCAGAGTTTTGGCGACGGGACGGACATCAGCCGTTTGAGGTCTACAAGTTAGTGAATGGGGTGTATGAACTTCAAATCGGCGAACCCTTTTGGATGCCAGAGGTGGGGTTGGGGATTGGGCGGTGCCAGATGACGTTTGGGAATGTCCCGCAAGAGCAGTTAGCCTGGTTTGACCAAAGGGGCGATCGCTATTTAAGCGAAGCAGAAGCAGAACGACAACGAACAGAAGCAGAACGGCGGGAGAAGGAGCGACTGGCACAACATTTGCGGTCGCTAGGTATTGACCCGGAGCGTTTACCTGAGTAG
- a CDS encoding GDSL-type esterase/lipase family protein codes for MQSKHLSQVRICFFGESFVNGAGDPECLGWAGRICVDANRKGYDITYYNLGVRRETSAELKVRWLREVTSRLPKEYDGRIVFSFGVNDTTLENGKTRVEVTESIANTRTILSEAQQLYPVLMVGPPPCTDKEQNQRIADLSKQFAMVGNELNVPYLDVFAILERSHIWIEEARANDGAHPRAAGYAEFAQIVQNWEAWLNFFPIVKH; via the coding sequence GTGCAGTCAAAACATCTATCCCAAGTAAGAATTTGCTTTTTTGGCGAATCATTCGTTAACGGTGCTGGCGATCCAGAATGCCTTGGTTGGGCAGGAAGAATCTGCGTTGATGCTAATAGAAAAGGTTATGACATTACTTACTATAATTTAGGAGTTAGGCGGGAAACTAGTGCTGAGCTAAAAGTTCGTTGGCTAAGAGAAGTTACCAGTCGCCTACCTAAAGAATATGATGGCAGAATTGTATTTTCTTTTGGAGTCAATGATACAACACTAGAAAATGGTAAAACTCGTGTTGAGGTAACAGAATCAATTGCAAATACCCGCACTATTTTGAGTGAAGCTCAACAGCTATATCCTGTTTTGATGGTTGGTCCACCGCCGTGTACAGACAAGGAACAAAATCAAAGAATTGCTGATTTATCTAAACAGTTTGCTATGGTTGGTAATGAACTGAATGTGCCTTATCTAGACGTTTTTGCGATCTTAGAAAGGTCACATATTTGGATAGAGGAAGCAAGAGCAAACGACGGTGCTCATCCCAGGGCAGCAGGTTATGCAGAATTTGCACAAATAGTGCAAAACTGGGAAGCCTGGTTAAATTTTTTCCCTATTGTAAAACACTAA
- a CDS encoding gamma-glutamylcyclotransferase, producing MGKFKQHPKGLTKVFVYGTLKPGEANYQVYCAGKVVSAKRAIALGQLFALPLGYPAMTLGSSPVQGYLLSFADSEILRHLDWLEGYDSQRPAIDNEYNRQEIETFGTDSACLGLAWTYLMTLEQVHCFGGVLVPDGWWSVTL from the coding sequence ATGGGTAAATTTAAACAGCATCCAAAAGGTCTGACTAAAGTATTTGTCTATGGCACCCTCAAACCTGGGGAAGCAAATTACCAAGTTTACTGCGCAGGCAAGGTAGTGTCAGCCAAAAGAGCGATCGCTCTTGGTCAACTGTTTGCACTTCCCTTAGGCTACCCGGCAATGACTCTTGGTAGCTCCCCGGTTCAAGGATATTTACTATCATTTGCCGATTCCGAGATTTTGCGCCATCTCGACTGGTTAGAAGGTTACGACTCGCAAAGACCGGCAATAGACAACGAATACAACCGACAAGAAATTGAGACCTTTGGTACAGACTCTGCTTGCCTTGGCTTGGCTTGGACGTATTTGATGACTTTAGAACAAGTTCACTGCTTTGGCGGTGTTCTCGTTCCAGACGGATGGTGGAGTGTCACCCTTTAA
- a CDS encoding AAA family ATPase, with protein sequence MGLQDVSDRFQIPQKLYGREAEIVALLTAFERVAEKGNEENYPSKIEMMLVSGYTAIGKSALVQELYKPITAKRGYFI encoded by the coding sequence ATAGGTCTGCAAGATGTTTCGGATCGGTTTCAGATTCCTCAAAAATTATATGGACGAGAAGCAGAGATTGTAGCATTACTGACAGCGTTTGAGAGAGTAGCAGAAAAAGGGAATGAAGAGAATTATCCTTCCAAAATCGAGATGATGCTGGTTTCTGGCTATACTGCAATTGGCAAATCAGCGTTAGTGCAGGAACTCTATAAACCAATTACGGCAAAGCGCGGCTATTTCATCTAG
- a CDS encoding DUF4351 domain-containing protein translates to MAEGKQVKELTIVVRLLTRRLGSLEPQLQEQIEQLSSAQVEELAAALLEFSSSADLVAWLQNHQ, encoded by the coding sequence CTGGCAGAGGGAAAGCAGGTAAAAGAGTTAACCATCGTTGTGCGCCTACTCACACGGCGGCTGGGATCTCTTGAACCACAGCTACAGGAGCAGATTGAGCAACTATCTAGTGCTCAAGTAGAAGAATTGGCTGCAGCTTTATTAGAGTTTTCTAGTTCAGCAGATTTAGTAGCTTGGCTGCAAAATCATCAATAG
- a CDS encoding form I ribulose bisphosphate carboxylase large subunit — translation MSYAQTKTQTKTGYQAGVKDYRLTYYTPDYTPKDTDILAAFRVTPQPGVPPEEAGAAVAAESSTGTWTTVWTDLLTDLDRYKGRCYDIEPVPGEDNQFICFVAYPLDLFEEGSVTNMLTSIVGNVFGFKALRALRLEDLRIPVAYLKTFQGPPHGIQVERDKLNKYGRPLLGCTIKPKLGLSAKNYGRAVYECLRGGLDFTKDDENINSQPFMRWRDRFLFVAEAIHKSQAETGEIKGHYLNVTAPTCEEMMKRAEFAKELKMPIIMHDYLTGGFTANTTLARWCRDNGILLHIHRAMHAVIDRQKNHGMHFRVLAKCLRMSGGDHLHSGTVVGKLEGERGITMGFVDLMRENYVEQDRARGIFFTQDWASMPGVMPVASGGIHIWHMPALVEIFGDDSCLQFGGGTLGHPWGNAPGATANRVALEACIQARNEGRSLAREGNDVIREAAKWSPELAVACELWKEIKFEFEAMDTV, via the coding sequence ATGTCTTACGCTCAAACAAAAACCCAGACCAAAACTGGGTATCAGGCAGGGGTTAAGGATTACAGACTGACTTATTACACCCCAGATTACACACCAAAAGATACAGATATTTTGGCGGCTTTCCGCGTTACTCCCCAGCCAGGAGTTCCCCCTGAAGAGGCAGGAGCAGCCGTAGCTGCTGAGTCTTCCACAGGTACATGGACAACTGTATGGACGGACTTGCTAACCGACCTAGATCGCTACAAAGGTCGTTGCTACGATATCGAACCAGTTCCTGGTGAAGACAACCAGTTTATTTGCTTCGTTGCCTATCCCTTGGATCTGTTTGAAGAAGGCTCTGTTACCAATATGTTGACCTCGATCGTGGGGAACGTATTTGGTTTCAAAGCATTGCGGGCGCTGCGTCTGGAAGACTTACGGATTCCCGTAGCTTACCTCAAAACCTTCCAAGGACCGCCCCACGGCATCCAAGTTGAGCGCGACAAACTGAACAAGTATGGTCGTCCCTTATTGGGTTGCACGATCAAACCCAAGTTAGGTCTGTCTGCTAAGAACTACGGTCGGGCTGTATACGAGTGTCTGCGCGGTGGTCTAGACTTCACCAAAGACGACGAAAATATTAACTCGCAGCCATTCATGCGTTGGCGCGATCGCTTCTTATTCGTTGCCGAAGCGATTCACAAATCACAAGCCGAAACGGGCGAAATCAAAGGTCACTACCTGAACGTTACCGCCCCCACCTGCGAAGAAATGATGAAACGGGCTGAGTTCGCCAAAGAACTCAAAATGCCGATCATCATGCACGACTACCTCACCGGTGGCTTCACCGCCAACACTACTCTAGCTAGGTGGTGCCGCGACAATGGCATCCTGCTGCACATCCACCGGGCTATGCACGCTGTGATCGACCGTCAAAAGAACCATGGGATGCACTTCCGTGTTCTTGCCAAGTGTCTGCGGATGTCTGGTGGCGACCACCTGCACTCTGGTACCGTCGTTGGCAAACTGGAAGGTGAGCGTGGCATCACGATGGGCTTTGTTGACCTGATGCGCGAAAACTACGTTGAGCAAGACCGCGCGCGGGGTATCTTCTTCACCCAAGACTGGGCTTCCATGCCTGGTGTAATGCCAGTAGCTTCCGGTGGTATCCACATTTGGCATATGCCGGCGCTGGTGGAAATCTTTGGTGATGATTCCTGCCTGCAATTCGGTGGCGGCACCCTTGGACACCCCTGGGGTAATGCTCCTGGCGCTACTGCCAACCGTGTTGCTCTAGAAGCTTGCATCCAAGCACGTAACGAAGGACGCAGCCTTGCCCGTGAAGGTAATGACGTTATCCGTGAAGCTGCCAAGTGGAGCCCTGAACTAGCTGTTGCTTGCGAACTGTGGAAGGAAATCAAGTTCGAGTTCGAAGCAATGGATACCGTTTGA
- a CDS encoding zf-HC2 domain-containing protein has product MTTELKLQNQTIIQFPGDVLADKTGHANQSIGAMDMLKRDRFELLSAYLDGEVTATERRQVEEWLATDPEIKRLYARLLQLRQGLRTMPVPPAEQPVEQTVQQVYHRLHRRSRRAMVMGGSAIAALFIGALSGVLPSLESFQIAKSPEATTPVEPLMVALNAPVVEIPKAPIAAPEKPSYQIEFPPSKEFN; this is encoded by the coding sequence ATGACGACTGAACTCAAGTTGCAAAATCAAACTATTATCCAATTCCCAGGGGATGTGCTAGCAGATAAGACTGGTCATGCCAATCAATCAATCGGTGCTATGGATATGCTGAAGCGTGATCGCTTCGAATTACTGAGTGCTTACCTCGACGGAGAAGTCACTGCTACTGAGCGGCGGCAAGTAGAAGAATGGCTGGCAACTGATCCAGAAATTAAGCGTCTGTATGCGCGACTGTTGCAGCTGCGCCAGGGCTTGCGAACAATGCCAGTGCCACCAGCAGAACAACCTGTAGAACAGACAGTTCAGCAAGTATACCACCGCTTGCATCGCCGCTCTCGTCGAGCGATGGTTATGGGTGGAAGCGCGATTGCTGCTCTGTTTATTGGGGCTTTATCAGGTGTTCTCCCAAGTCTTGAATCCTTCCAGATAGCGAAATCACCCGAGGCAACTACACCCGTTGAACCGCTGATGGTTGCTCTAAATGCTCCAGTTGTGGAAATTCCCAAGGCACCGATCGCGGCTCCAGAAAAACCAAGTTACCAAATTGAATTTCCTCCAAGTAAGGAATTTAATTAA
- a CDS encoding 2'-5' RNA ligase family protein — protein MNQSPSLFFIALLPPPDIQTYANQIKQHFADRYASRAAQKSPPHITLQPPFKWSNEALPILKQCLSQFVMNRVPVPVTLQGFAAFPPRVIYINVLKTEELLTLQAELMADLEAKLGIVDPVSKTRPFAPHVTVAFKDLTKQNFRAAWAEFQQQQLEFEFTATDLTLLVHDGRQWNVSAEFPFSLKDE, from the coding sequence TTGAATCAATCACCAAGCCTGTTCTTCATTGCTCTGCTACCACCACCAGACATTCAAACTTACGCCAATCAGATTAAACAACATTTTGCCGATCGCTATGCTAGCCGCGCCGCCCAAAAATCTCCGCCACACATTACCCTACAGCCCCCGTTTAAATGGTCAAATGAAGCATTGCCAATACTAAAACAATGCCTCAGTCAGTTTGTGATGAATCGAGTGCCAGTACCAGTCACACTCCAAGGGTTTGCAGCTTTTCCCCCCCGTGTCATTTATATTAATGTGCTCAAAACTGAGGAGTTGCTTACTTTACAAGCTGAGTTAATGGCAGATCTGGAAGCCAAGCTGGGAATTGTCGATCCAGTCTCTAAAACCCGTCCATTTGCACCTCACGTGACTGTTGCCTTTAAGGACTTAACGAAACAAAACTTTAGGGCAGCATGGGCAGAATTTCAGCAGCAACAGTTAGAATTTGAGTTTACAGCTACTGATTTAACGCTACTCGTACATGATGGTAGGCAGTGGAACGTTAGTGCAGAGTTTCCATTTTCGCTGAAGGATGAATAA
- a CDS encoding chaperonin family protein RbcX — translation MDLKQIAKDTAKTLQSYLTYQAVRTVLAQLSETNPPLALWLHRFSATDKIQDGEVYIQHLFQEKADLALRIMTVREHLAQEVADFLPEMIRNGIQQANMEHRRQHLERSTQLDISNPSPNTEQQTSSEPNLDNLSG, via the coding sequence ATGGATCTTAAACAAATTGCGAAAGACACAGCCAAGACGCTGCAAAGCTACCTGACTTATCAGGCAGTGCGAACGGTCCTTGCTCAATTGAGCGAAACCAATCCTCCCTTGGCACTTTGGCTGCATCGGTTCTCCGCCACTGACAAAATTCAGGATGGAGAAGTATACATTCAACATCTGTTCCAAGAGAAGGCAGATTTGGCTTTGCGAATCATGACTGTCAGGGAACACTTAGCCCAGGAAGTGGCAGACTTCCTGCCGGAGATGATTCGCAATGGAATTCAACAAGCCAATATGGAACACCGCCGTCAGCATCTAGAGCGGAGCACGCAACTAGATATATCCAATCCCAGCCCTAATACCGAACAACAAACAAGCTCCGAGCCTAATTTGGATAACCTATCCGGTTAG
- a CDS encoding ribulose bisphosphate carboxylase small subunit: MSYYISPRFLDKLAVHITKNYLDIPGVRMPLILGIHGRKGEGKTFQCELVFERMGIEVTHISGGELESPDAGDPARLIRLRYRETAELIRVRGKMCVLMINDLDAGAGRFDEGTQYTVNTQLVNATLMNIADNPTDVQLPGSYDSTPLHRVPIIVTGNDFSTLYAPLIRDGRMEKFYWEPDRDDKVGIVSGIFAEDGLSRREVEQLVDTFPRQSIDFFSALRSRIYDEQIRDFIHQVGFERVSLRVVNSADKPPEFRKPDFSLSHLIESGNFLVREQQRVESSQLVSEYNRGVNLNSQPAPIPTSTLAPIANQSTNGRKSESGNGLNKQQATSTQLSPEIVEQIRQILAQGCRIGIEYVDERRFRTGSWKSCVTNQINGESQAIAAVESCLAEHEGEYVRLVGIDPKAKRRVIETTIQRPGSKAAN, translated from the coding sequence ATGAGCTACTACATTTCTCCCCGCTTTCTAGATAAACTTGCAGTTCACATCACAAAAAATTACTTAGATATTCCTGGAGTCCGTATGCCTTTGATTCTAGGAATTCATGGACGCAAGGGAGAGGGAAAGACTTTCCAATGTGAGTTAGTATTCGAGAGAATGGGCATCGAGGTAACTCACATATCTGGCGGAGAACTGGAAAGTCCGGATGCTGGAGATCCAGCACGTTTGATTCGTCTGCGCTATCGGGAAACAGCGGAATTGATCCGGGTGCGTGGCAAAATGTGTGTTTTGATGATCAACGATTTGGACGCTGGCGCAGGGCGGTTTGATGAAGGCACTCAGTACACCGTAAATACTCAGTTGGTGAATGCCACACTGATGAATATTGCTGATAATCCCACCGATGTACAACTACCAGGGAGTTACGACTCAACACCTTTACATCGGGTGCCGATTATTGTGACAGGAAATGATTTTTCCACGCTATATGCGCCGTTGATTCGGGACGGACGGATGGAGAAATTCTACTGGGAACCTGATCGCGATGACAAGGTGGGGATTGTTAGCGGAATTTTTGCCGAAGATGGACTTTCTCGCCGAGAAGTTGAACAGCTAGTCGATACTTTCCCAAGACAGTCAATTGACTTTTTCAGCGCTTTGCGATCGCGCATCTATGACGAACAAATCCGCGACTTCATCCATCAAGTAGGATTTGAGCGCGTCTCCTTGCGTGTAGTTAACAGTGCAGATAAGCCACCAGAATTTAGAAAGCCTGATTTCAGCCTGTCTCACTTAATCGAGTCTGGTAATTTCCTGGTTAGAGAACAACAACGAGTAGAGAGTTCTCAGTTAGTGTCAGAGTACAATCGCGGTGTAAACTTAAATTCTCAACCTGCACCAATTCCTACTTCTACTCTTGCACCAATTGCCAATCAGTCAACCAATGGAAGGAAATCTGAGAGTGGCAACGGGTTAAATAAACAGCAGGCGACGAGTACGCAATTAAGTCCAGAGATAGTAGAACAGATTCGTCAAATTTTGGCTCAAGGTTGTCGGATTGGTATCGAATATGTAGATGAGCGCCGATTTCGTACAGGTTCTTGGAAAAGCTGTGTGACTAACCAAATTAATGGCGAATCGCAGGCGATCGCAGCTGTGGAATCATGCTTAGCTGAGCATGAAGGAGAATATGTCCGCCTAGTAGGGATCGATCCAAAGGCAAAGCGGCGGGTTATAGAAACAACTATCCAACGCCCGGGTAGTAAGGCTGCCAACTGA
- a CDS encoding ribulose bisphosphate carboxylase small subunit: MQTLPKERRYETLSYLPPLSDAQIAKQIQYILNQGYIPAIEFNESSEPEEHYWTLWKLPLFGASSTQEVLNEVQACRSQSGNSYIRVVGFDNIKQCQVLSFIVHKPNQSRY; this comes from the coding sequence ATGCAAACTTTACCAAAAGAGCGTCGGTATGAAACCCTTTCATATCTACCTCCGCTCTCAGATGCTCAAATTGCCAAGCAAATTCAGTACATTCTGAATCAGGGTTATATTCCGGCGATCGAGTTCAATGAAAGTTCGGAGCCAGAGGAACATTACTGGACGCTGTGGAAACTGCCGTTGTTTGGCGCTAGCAGCACTCAAGAAGTGCTGAATGAAGTCCAAGCTTGTCGTTCTCAGTCTGGCAACTCCTACATCCGTGTTGTCGGTTTTGATAACATCAAGCAGTGCCAGGTTCTCAGCTTTATCGTTCACAAACCCAATCAAAGCAGGTACTAA
- the panB gene encoding 3-methyl-2-oxobutanoate hydroxymethyltransferase: MAITTQQLMQWKQQGRPIVALTAWDYTSAQLLDKAGVDLILVGDSLAVILGYETTLPITLEEMLHHAKAVRRGVNRALMVVDLPFLTYQESLQQAMHSAGRVLKETGAQAVKLEGGYPAMASTVAQLVQAGIPVMGHVGLTPQSVHQIGLRQQGKTPEAETRILEEAIALEQAGAFSIVLEHIPAQLALQITQKLSIPTIGIGAGPHCDGQVLVTADLLGLSERQPPFAKSYANLRETITQAVQSYAIEVREHKFPYNVET, encoded by the coding sequence ATGGCAATAACAACCCAGCAATTAATGCAATGGAAACAACAGGGACGTCCGATTGTGGCGTTGACAGCTTGGGATTATACCTCTGCCCAGTTGTTAGATAAAGCTGGGGTGGATTTAATTTTAGTAGGGGATTCTTTAGCAGTAATTTTGGGGTATGAAACAACGCTGCCGATAACGCTAGAAGAAATGCTGCACCATGCTAAAGCAGTCCGAAGAGGCGTGAACCGAGCGTTAATGGTTGTAGATTTACCGTTTTTGACTTATCAAGAAAGTCTCCAGCAAGCGATGCATTCAGCGGGAAGAGTGTTGAAAGAAACGGGTGCACAAGCTGTGAAGTTGGAGGGAGGATATCCAGCAATGGCAAGCACAGTTGCTCAATTAGTACAAGCTGGAATTCCGGTGATGGGACACGTTGGTCTAACACCCCAATCTGTACATCAAATTGGCCTACGGCAGCAGGGAAAGACACCTGAAGCGGAAACAAGGATTTTAGAAGAAGCGATCGCCCTAGAACAAGCTGGAGCCTTTTCTATCGTCTTGGAACATATTCCCGCCCAGTTGGCTTTGCAGATTACCCAAAAGCTATCAATCCCCACGATCGGCATTGGTGCAGGACCACACTGTGATGGTCAGGTATTAGTTACCGCTGATTTACTCGGACTTTCGGAGCGGCAACCACCGTTTGCTAAGTCTTATGCAAATTTACGGGAAACTATAACGCAGGCAGTGCAAAGTTACGCTATTGAGGTGCGAGAACATAAATTTCCATACAATGTAGAAACATAA
- a CDS encoding YciI family protein encodes MPWFVKIEKGIVDKATFDQYVPAHQAYVRDLIAKGHKARSGYWGCRGGGMMLFEAASMDEALAIVSQDPLVQNDCVDYHLYEWRIVVE; translated from the coding sequence ATGCCTTGGTTTGTCAAGATTGAAAAAGGCATCGTTGATAAAGCCACTTTCGATCAATATGTACCTGCCCATCAAGCCTATGTTCGGGATTTGATCGCTAAGGGACACAAAGCGCGTAGTGGTTATTGGGGGTGTCGCGGAGGCGGTATGATGCTGTTCGAGGCAGCTTCGATGGATGAAGCGCTAGCAATTGTGTCTCAAGATCCCCTAGTACAAAATGATTGTGTTGATTATCACCTATACGAATGGCGCATCGTAGTTGAATAA
- a CDS encoding DUF433 domain-containing protein — translation MNARELIEIDKEKLGGTPVFAGTRVPIKSLFDYLESGESIDEFLNQFPSVTREQVRGVLEVSQQTLLTSYEVTA, via the coding sequence ATGAACGCACGTGAGTTAATAGAGATAGATAAAGAAAAACTTGGTGGCACACCTGTGTTTGCAGGCACTCGCGTTCCTATAAAGAGCCTCTTTGACTACTTGGAGAGCGGTGAAAGTATTGATGAGTTCCTTAATCAATTTCCCAGTGTAACCCGAGAACAGGTACGTGGTGTCCTTGAGGTGTCACAACAAACACTCCTAACCAGCTATGAAGTTACTGCTTGA
- a CDS encoding DUF5615 family PIN-like protein, whose protein sequence is MKLLLDECVPQGIRQDFPQYEVSTVTEAGFKGLKDRDLLTQATGKFDVLITVDQRYRVSTEFKGLKDSYSCSCCQKKYY, encoded by the coding sequence ATGAAGTTACTGCTTGATGAATGTGTCCCTCAAGGAATCAGGCAAGACTTCCCTCAATACGAAGTTTCTACCGTTACCGAAGCAGGATTTAAGGGTTTAAAAGACAGGGATTTATTGACTCAAGCGACTGGTAAATTTGATGTTCTGATTACTGTTGACCAAAGGTATCGAGTATCAACAGAATTTAAAGGACTCAAAGATAGCTATTCTTGTTCTTGTTGCCAGAAGAAATACTATTAA